A section of the Vibrio vulnificus CMCP6 genome encodes:
- a CDS encoding PilZ domain-containing protein: MAERRRFSRIMYQVPAIVKQGQYVLHTTIQDLSLHGLLLRTDSMHTLRNNDTVLVDFTLSDSDIDISLEADVVGFDQQTIRLKITHIDIDSISHLKRLVELNVGDDALLHREIEHLSDLGDEAS, translated from the coding sequence ATGGCTGAACGACGTCGATTTTCACGCATCATGTATCAAGTCCCTGCGATAGTGAAACAGGGGCAATATGTGTTGCATACTACGATTCAGGATCTCTCACTGCACGGGCTGTTGTTACGTACTGATTCAATGCATACGTTAAGGAACAACGACACTGTGTTGGTGGACTTCACACTTTCTGATAGTGATATTGATATCAGTCTCGAAGCAGATGTTGTGGGCTTTGATCAACAGACAATTAGACTTAAAATTACCCACATTGATATAGATAGTATCAGTCATTTAAAACGCTTGGTTGAACTAAATGTGGGTGATGACGCGCTGCTTCATCGAGAAATAGAACATTTGTCTGATCTCGGTGACGAAGCAAGTTAG
- a CDS encoding M23 family metallopeptidase: MSKKITMQIPTKNGDQLFYLGKGTVATLLLSITAFPLVLGGGWYWYQQQSEQSQQLRAQLDVLTSEKQQLMADYQEQLDTNHSLSQTLTEKSNQIQLLGKRVFDVESVLGIADEEIIVDENSLEERIDTAAIDSAVRATMFRLIPNDSPMSYLRVSSSFGRRTNPISGKRHTHTGIDLTCKRGEEIVAPADGVIETVRPSKKGFGNFITMRHSFGFMSSYAHLQSFKVKSGQFVSKGDVIATCGNSGNSTGPHLHYEVRFLGRALNPQYTMDWNQENFNYLFEKEKTVKWSPLVKMIDNVVRLQVNLTKSPYRDTSIDTVSSEENSLDPSLQTN, from the coding sequence ATGTCGAAAAAAATTACTATGCAGATCCCCACTAAAAATGGGGATCAGCTTTTTTATTTGGGTAAAGGTACCGTTGCTACCCTACTGCTCTCTATCACCGCTTTTCCACTGGTACTCGGTGGCGGGTGGTATTGGTATCAGCAGCAAAGCGAACAATCCCAACAATTGCGTGCTCAACTTGATGTATTGACATCAGAAAAGCAGCAATTGATGGCCGACTACCAAGAACAGCTTGATACCAATCACTCTCTGTCGCAGACGTTAACCGAAAAAAGCAACCAAATTCAGTTGCTAGGCAAACGGGTATTTGATGTGGAATCCGTACTCGGCATTGCCGATGAAGAGATCATCGTCGATGAGAACTCTCTGGAAGAGCGCATCGATACCGCTGCTATTGACTCTGCGGTACGAGCCACCATGTTCCGTTTGATCCCAAATGATTCACCAATGTCTTACTTGCGTGTCTCTTCTTCGTTTGGACGTCGAACCAATCCTATCTCTGGTAAACGCCATACCCATACCGGTATTGATCTCACTTGTAAACGCGGGGAAGAAATCGTGGCACCTGCCGATGGGGTGATTGAGACGGTACGCCCAAGTAAGAAAGGCTTTGGCAACTTCATCACCATGCGTCATTCCTTTGGTTTCATGAGCTCTTATGCGCATTTGCAGAGCTTCAAAGTCAAAAGTGGCCAATTTGTCAGCAAGGGCGATGTGATTGCCACCTGTGGTAACTCAGGGAATTCAACTGGCCCTCACTTGCATTACGAAGTGCGTTTTTTAGGCCGAGCCCTCAATCCACAGTACACCATGGATTGGAACCAAGAGAACTTCAACTATCTGTTTGAAAAAGAGAAAACGGTTAAATGGAGTCCTTTGGTCAAGATGATTGATAACGTGGTTCGCTTACAAGTCAATCTCACTAAATCCCCCTATCGTGACACCAGTATTGACACGGTTTCCAGCGAAGAGAATAGCCTCGACCCAAGCTTGCAAACCAACTAA
- the tyrA gene encoding bifunctional chorismate mutase/prephenate dehydrogenase: MAVELNALREQIDAVDKQMLELLAQRLALVEQVGHVKSQHGLPIYAPDREAAMLASRRAEAEKIGVPPQLIEDILRRTMRESYASEKDSGFKCLNPELRSVVIIGGHGQLGGLFARMFTLSGYQVKILGSKDWHLADEILDGAGLVVVTVPIHLTQGVIEKLTQLPSDCILCDLTSIKSKPLKTMLDVHSGPVVGLHPMFGPDVPSLAKQVIVYCDGRGAEQYQWLLQQFKIWGASLCQIEASEHDHGMTLIQALRHFTSFAYGMHLSQENPSLDKLLKLSSPIYRLELAMVGRLFAQDPNLYGDIILSSQENIDMIKRFHRRFGEALEMLDQHDKARFVERFTQVSDWFGGYSQQFMAESQNLLKQANDNLHRD; this comes from the coding sequence ATGGCAGTTGAACTGAACGCATTGCGTGAACAGATTGATGCAGTAGACAAACAGATGTTGGAGCTATTGGCTCAGCGCTTGGCATTGGTAGAGCAAGTTGGCCATGTGAAAAGCCAACATGGCTTACCGATTTATGCACCCGATAGAGAAGCGGCGATGCTGGCTTCTCGTCGTGCAGAAGCCGAAAAAATCGGTGTGCCACCACAGCTTATTGAAGATATTTTGCGACGTACCATGCGCGAATCTTATGCCAGTGAAAAAGACTCCGGTTTTAAATGTTTGAATCCTGAGCTGCGCTCTGTGGTAATTATTGGCGGCCATGGTCAATTAGGTGGCCTGTTTGCTCGCATGTTTACCCTCTCGGGTTACCAGGTCAAAATCTTAGGCAGTAAGGATTGGCACCTCGCTGATGAGATATTGGATGGGGCAGGATTGGTGGTGGTTACCGTGCCGATTCATTTAACCCAAGGAGTGATTGAAAAGCTGACCCAACTACCATCGGATTGCATCTTGTGTGACCTTACTTCGATCAAGTCGAAGCCGCTGAAAACCATGCTCGATGTGCACTCTGGGCCGGTTGTTGGTTTGCACCCTATGTTTGGTCCCGATGTGCCGAGTTTAGCCAAGCAAGTGATTGTCTACTGTGATGGTCGAGGTGCTGAGCAATATCAGTGGTTACTGCAGCAGTTTAAGATTTGGGGGGCAAGCTTGTGCCAAATTGAGGCCAGCGAACACGACCATGGCATGACGTTAATTCAAGCGTTAAGGCACTTTACGTCCTTTGCGTACGGCATGCATTTGAGTCAGGAAAATCCAAGTCTCGATAAACTGCTGAAACTGAGCTCGCCTATTTACCGTCTTGAGTTAGCGATGGTAGGGCGTCTGTTTGCCCAAGATCCAAACTTGTATGGCGACATTATTCTTTCGTCGCAAGAGAACATCGACATGATCAAGCGTTTCCATCGCCGCTTTGGCGAGGCACTAGAGATGTTAGATCAGCACGATAAAGCGCGTTTTGTTGAACGTTTCACGCAAGTGAGTGATTGGTTTGGGGGGTATTCGCAGCAGTTTATGGCGGAAAGCCAAAATTTACTCAAACAAGCGAATGACAACTTGCATCGTGATTAA
- a CDS encoding 3-deoxy-7-phosphoheptulonate synthase gives MQKSELSNINISDEQVLITPEQLKQKLPLSDNARRFIQESRNTVANIIHKQDHRLLVVCGPCSIHDLDAAKDYARRLKALSAELSDQLYIVMRVYFEKPRTTVGWKGLINDPHLDGSFDIEHGLHVGRQLLVELAEMEIPLATEALDPISPQYLADTFSWAAIGARTTESQTHREMASGLSMPIGFKNGTDGSLSTAINAMQAASSSHRFMGINREGQVALLTTQGNPNGHVILRGGKQTNYDSVSVAECEQDMAKVGLDASLMVDCSHANSRKDYRRQPLVAEDVIHQIREGNKSIIGLMIESHINEGNQSSDLPLSEMRYGVSITDACINWQATEALLRKAHKELVPHLENRLK, from the coding sequence ATGCAGAAAAGTGAACTAAGCAATATTAATATCAGCGATGAACAAGTGCTGATTACGCCAGAACAGCTAAAACAGAAACTGCCACTGAGCGACAACGCCCGCCGCTTCATTCAAGAGTCGCGTAATACCGTCGCCAATATTATTCATAAGCAAGATCATCGTCTGCTGGTGGTTTGTGGTCCTTGTTCTATTCACGATCTGGACGCGGCAAAGGATTACGCGCGTCGCCTAAAAGCGCTCTCCGCCGAGTTAAGCGATCAACTGTATATTGTGATGCGTGTTTACTTTGAAAAACCTCGTACTACTGTGGGTTGGAAAGGGCTCATCAACGACCCTCATCTGGATGGTAGCTTCGATATTGAGCATGGTCTGCATGTTGGCCGTCAATTGCTGGTGGAGCTGGCTGAAATGGAGATCCCTCTGGCGACAGAAGCACTCGACCCAATTAGCCCGCAATACTTGGCTGATACATTCAGTTGGGCTGCGATTGGTGCGCGTACGACAGAATCACAAACTCACCGTGAAATGGCCAGTGGTTTGTCTATGCCGATTGGTTTTAAAAATGGCACGGATGGCAGCTTGTCAACGGCGATCAACGCAATGCAAGCGGCCTCTTCAAGCCACCGTTTTATGGGGATCAACCGTGAAGGCCAAGTGGCATTGCTGACGACTCAAGGTAACCCAAATGGTCACGTGATTTTGCGTGGTGGTAAGCAGACCAACTACGATTCTGTGTCGGTGGCGGAGTGTGAGCAAGACATGGCCAAAGTGGGTTTAGATGCGTCATTGATGGTGGATTGTAGCCATGCCAATTCACGCAAAGATTACCGTCGTCAGCCTTTAGTCGCCGAAGACGTGATTCATCAAATTCGCGAAGGCAACAAATCGATCATTGGTTTGATGATTGAAAGCCACATTAATGAAGGTAATCAATCCTCAGATTTACCGCTTTCTGAGATGCGGTACGGTGTTTCTATTACCGATGCCTGTATCAATTGGCAGGCAACTGAGGCACTATTGCGTAAAGCACACAAAGAGTTAGTGCCACATTTAGAAAACCGTCTCAAATAA
- the nagZ gene encoding beta-N-acetylhexosaminidase: MGPLWVDVAGYELNAEDKEILQHPSVGGLILFTRNYHDSEQLLALTSAIRQVVKRPFLIGVDQEGGRVQRFREGFSLIPAAAEYAKQANGEAMAQMGGWLMAAELIAHDIDLSFAPVLDQGFGCKAIGNRAFGEDTQTILRHSSAYMQGMKAVGMATTGKHFPGHGGVVADSHLETPFDQRSDIVEQDMAIFKTQIDAGLLDAMMPAHVIYPHYDPQPASGSEYWLKQVLRQQLGFKGLIFSDDLTMEGAAVMGGPADRALQALNAGCDMLLMCNKRDAQVAALDALPIVEVPLALSLLKKRSFSLSELKLAPQWKEARENMLRILGH; this comes from the coding sequence ATGGGGCCACTTTGGGTTGATGTCGCAGGTTATGAACTGAATGCAGAAGACAAAGAAATTTTACAGCATCCATCCGTTGGCGGATTGATCTTATTTACCCGCAACTATCACGATAGTGAACAACTGTTGGCGCTCACTTCTGCCATTCGCCAAGTGGTCAAACGTCCTTTTCTGATTGGTGTCGACCAAGAGGGAGGGCGAGTTCAGCGTTTCCGTGAGGGTTTTTCTCTGATTCCCGCCGCGGCAGAATATGCCAAACAGGCCAATGGGGAAGCGATGGCACAAATGGGCGGTTGGCTGATGGCGGCCGAACTGATTGCTCATGATATCGACCTGAGTTTTGCCCCCGTGTTAGACCAAGGCTTTGGATGTAAAGCGATTGGCAATCGAGCGTTTGGTGAAGATACGCAGACTATTTTGCGCCATAGCAGTGCCTACATGCAGGGCATGAAAGCGGTGGGGATGGCAACAACGGGCAAACACTTCCCTGGTCATGGCGGCGTGGTGGCAGATTCGCATCTTGAAACCCCGTTTGACCAACGAAGCGATATTGTTGAGCAGGATATGGCAATCTTCAAAACGCAAATAGACGCAGGCTTATTAGACGCCATGATGCCCGCGCATGTGATTTACCCGCATTACGATCCTCAACCAGCGAGTGGTTCAGAATATTGGTTAAAACAGGTATTACGCCAGCAATTGGGGTTCAAGGGCTTAATTTTTTCTGATGATCTCACCATGGAAGGGGCTGCCGTGATGGGAGGCCCTGCAGATAGGGCTTTACAAGCATTGAATGCGGGCTGTGACATGCTTTTGATGTGCAATAAACGCGATGCACAAGTGGCAGCCTTGGACGCACTGCCTATAGTCGAGGTTCCCTTGGCATTATCCTTGTTGAAGAAACGCAGCTTCAGCCTTTCTGAACTGAAATTGGCGCCGCAATGGAAAGAAGCAAGAGAAAACATGCTACGCATACTGGGCCACTAA
- a CDS encoding anhydro-N-acetylmuramic acid kinase, whose translation MNLHYNGLHDENTMELSVSTKELYIGVMSGTSMDGVDCALVEFDQEQVRLIAHSDYPMPADLRQKLLSVCTGQATNLKQIGELDHRLGHLFADAVMDLLSQAGVDTSQIRAIGNHGQTVFHQPNGEFPFTTQLGDANIIATRTNIDTVADFRRKDMALGGQGAPLVPAFHQSVFALQDSTTVVLNIGGIANISVLHPTRPVLGYDTGPGNMLMDAWCETHTQQNYDKDARFALQGEVNEALLNTLLQEPYLHQDAPKSTGRELFNMEWLTAKLQGQNYRSEDVQRTLCEYTALTISKEVERFRYGPTPQLLVCGGGARNPLLMQRLQQQLSHWQVSTTDAKGVSGDYMEAMAFAWLAYRHLHRLPSNLPEVTGASRLASLGVLYSKA comes from the coding sequence ATGAATTTGCATTACAATGGTTTGCATGATGAAAACACAATGGAATTGAGTGTGAGCACAAAAGAGTTATATATCGGTGTCATGTCCGGCACGAGTATGGATGGGGTAGATTGTGCCCTCGTGGAGTTCGACCAAGAGCAAGTCCGCTTAATTGCCCACAGTGACTACCCGATGCCAGCAGATTTGCGCCAAAAACTGCTCTCCGTTTGCACCGGGCAAGCCACCAACTTAAAGCAGATTGGCGAACTTGATCACCGCCTCGGTCATCTTTTTGCCGATGCCGTGATGGATTTGCTCAGCCAAGCAGGCGTCGACACGAGCCAGATTCGCGCTATCGGTAATCATGGCCAAACGGTATTTCATCAACCGAATGGCGAGTTTCCTTTTACCACCCAATTGGGCGACGCCAACATTATTGCCACCCGCACCAACATTGACACCGTGGCAGATTTTCGTCGCAAAGACATGGCATTGGGCGGCCAGGGCGCCCCTTTGGTTCCGGCTTTTCATCAAAGTGTATTTGCGCTGCAAGATTCCACTACCGTGGTGTTGAACATCGGCGGGATTGCCAATATCTCAGTGCTCCACCCAACTCGCCCTGTTCTTGGTTACGACACAGGACCTGGGAATATGTTGATGGATGCTTGGTGTGAAACACACACACAACAGAATTACGACAAAGACGCACGGTTTGCTCTTCAAGGAGAGGTGAATGAGGCGTTACTGAATACGCTGTTGCAAGAGCCTTATTTGCATCAAGATGCCCCAAAGAGCACAGGGCGCGAGCTTTTCAATATGGAATGGTTGACAGCAAAACTGCAAGGGCAGAACTATCGAAGCGAAGATGTACAGCGCACCTTGTGTGAGTACACCGCCTTAACCATTAGTAAAGAAGTTGAGCGCTTTCGCTATGGTCCAACACCGCAGTTGCTGGTTTGTGGTGGCGGCGCACGTAACCCACTGTTGATGCAACGATTGCAGCAACAGCTGTCTCACTGGCAGGTCTCAACGACCGATGCAAAAGGGGTCAGTGGGGACTACATGGAAGCCATGGCGTTTGCTTGGTTGGCCTATCGCCACCTGCACCGCTTACCAAGCAATCTACCCGAAGTGACTGGCGCGAGCCGCTTGGCAAGCCTCGGTGTACTCTATTCCAAAGCCTAG
- a CDS encoding cation:proton antiporter — translation MQTETTALWLAGIGVIGLACQWFAWRLKLPAILFLLVAGLLVGPVSGWLQPELLLGDLLFPMVSLAVAVILFEGSLTLNFREIRGVSNTVWSIVTLGAVVSWGLTSTATHYLLGFDWPLALLFGSLTVVTGPTVIVPLLRTVRPSTRLSNILRWEGILIDPLGALFVVMVYEFIVSSSETHSLVVLAWILAIGLGLGVLFGQFLAVVLRRGWLPEYLQPFAVLSLVLGVFALSNHLEHESGLLTVTVMGMWLANSKGVDIKHILHFKEHLTILFITGLFILLAARIQPEDFYTLGISALVLFAFIQFVSRPVSIYLATLRSSLNGKEKAFLAWVAPRGIVAASISSLFAIKLESLGMSEAALLVPLTFMVIIGTVVLQSATARPVAVALGVSEPAPKGFLIIGANDVARTLAQAINKYDCRVVLTDSNWDYIRQARMAGLDHYFGNPVSSHADEYLNLIGIGHVVALSPDRYFNIMACMHFLNDFSDKRIFCLYDKSNGNGSGDKHSVSDGYKGLPFLDEAISYKKLASLINQGAEVRHTKISENYTYADYRETHANNYVLPLFVVDTNGRVQICHNSANFSPKEGETIVSLIKVQEA, via the coding sequence ATGCAAACCGAAACAACCGCATTATGGCTTGCTGGTATAGGGGTAATAGGGCTTGCTTGTCAGTGGTTTGCTTGGCGGTTAAAACTGCCTGCAATTCTATTTTTATTGGTGGCGGGCTTATTGGTTGGGCCGGTGAGTGGCTGGCTTCAGCCAGAGCTGCTTTTGGGAGATTTGCTTTTTCCTATGGTGTCATTAGCGGTCGCTGTGATTCTGTTTGAAGGCAGCTTAACGCTGAACTTTCGCGAAATACGCGGTGTCAGTAACACCGTTTGGAGCATAGTTACACTCGGTGCGGTGGTTTCATGGGGGTTAACCAGTACCGCAACTCACTATCTGCTGGGGTTTGATTGGCCGCTTGCGTTGTTGTTTGGTAGCTTGACCGTGGTCACCGGACCAACGGTGATTGTGCCGCTGCTGCGCACCGTTAGGCCATCGACGCGCCTCTCCAATATTTTACGTTGGGAAGGGATTTTAATCGATCCGCTCGGTGCTCTGTTTGTGGTGATGGTGTATGAGTTCATTGTCTCCAGCAGTGAAACGCACAGTTTGGTGGTATTGGCGTGGATTCTGGCCATTGGCCTTGGATTAGGCGTTCTGTTTGGTCAGTTTCTCGCGGTGGTACTGCGCCGTGGCTGGCTGCCTGAATACCTACAACCGTTTGCCGTTTTAAGCTTAGTGCTGGGCGTGTTTGCGCTCTCGAATCATCTGGAGCATGAATCGGGTTTATTAACGGTCACTGTGATGGGGATGTGGTTAGCCAACTCCAAAGGGGTGGATATCAAGCATATTCTTCACTTTAAAGAGCATCTCACCATTCTCTTCATTACTGGCTTGTTCATTTTGTTGGCGGCGCGTATCCAGCCGGAAGACTTTTACACACTCGGCATCAGCGCCTTGGTCTTATTCGCGTTTATTCAGTTTGTCTCTCGCCCGGTCTCTATCTATCTTGCGACGCTGCGCAGCTCGCTTAATGGTAAGGAAAAGGCCTTTCTGGCTTGGGTGGCACCGCGTGGCATTGTCGCCGCGTCCATTTCGTCGTTATTTGCGATCAAGTTAGAATCACTCGGCATGTCTGAGGCTGCGTTGTTAGTGCCACTTACCTTTATGGTGATTATTGGCACTGTGGTGCTGCAAAGTGCAACGGCTCGGCCAGTGGCGGTGGCACTAGGGGTGTCAGAACCCGCTCCAAAAGGTTTCTTGATCATCGGTGCGAACGATGTCGCGCGTACATTAGCGCAGGCAATCAACAAGTACGATTGCCGCGTGGTGTTAACGGATTCGAACTGGGATTACATTCGTCAAGCACGCATGGCAGGCTTGGATCACTACTTTGGGAATCCGGTATCGAGCCATGCTGATGAGTACCTCAACTTAATTGGCATCGGGCATGTGGTGGCGCTGAGTCCTGATCGCTACTTCAACATTATGGCGTGTATGCACTTTCTCAACGACTTCAGTGATAAGCGGATTTTCTGTTTATACGATAAGTCCAATGGCAATGGCTCGGGTGACAAACATTCGGTGTCCGATGGTTACAAGGGGCTGCCATTCTTAGATGAAGCGATCAGTTATAAAAAGTTAGCCAGTCTGATCAATCAAGGGGCGGAAGTGCGTCACACCAAGATCAGTGAAAACTACACGTACGCAGATTATCGTGAGACGCACGCGAATAATTACGTATTGCCGCTGTTTGTGGTGGATACCAATGGGCGTGTGCAAATTTGCCACAACAGTGCGAACTTCTCGCCAAAAGAAGGCGAGACGATAGTCTCTTTGATCAAGGTGCAAGAAGCCTAA
- a CDS encoding DUF2799 domain-containing protein: protein MKTSALGLAVFLLAGCVASTEQLAQQGDWQQIGYQDGIAGHTQRSYKALVELGEVNKSDYEQGYLEGVAEYCNPDFAYQMGLSGQYYEGVCEGTEQAQKFRMEWQRGWNEYQN, encoded by the coding sequence ATGAAAACAAGTGCGCTAGGATTGGCCGTGTTTCTGCTGGCGGGTTGCGTCGCTTCAACAGAGCAACTCGCTCAGCAAGGCGATTGGCAGCAAATTGGTTATCAAGATGGTATCGCAGGACACACTCAGCGTAGCTATAAAGCGTTGGTGGAGTTAGGTGAAGTGAACAAAAGTGACTATGAACAAGGTTACCTTGAAGGGGTAGCGGAATATTGTAACCCCGATTTTGCCTATCAGATGGGACTCTCTGGTCAATACTATGAAGGTGTTTGTGAAGGGACAGAGCAAGCACAAAAATTCCGCATGGAATGGCAGCGTGGTTGGAATGAATACCAAAACTAA
- a CDS encoding carbon starvation CstA family protein: MMWFLTCVAALIGGYFIYGAFVEKVFGINENRRTPAHTKTDGVDYVPMSTQKVYLVQLLNIAGVGPIFGPIMGALYGPAAMLWIVVGCIFAGAVHDYFSGMLSVRNGGASVPTITGRYLGNGAKHFMNIFAIVLLLLVGVVFVSAPAGMITNLINDQTSFSVSMTTMVVVIFAYYIIATIVPVDKIIGRFYPLFGALLIFMSVGLMTAIAFSSEHTVMGDFQVSDMFTNLNPNDMPLWPALFITIACGAISGFHATQSPLMARCMENEKNGRFVFYGAMIGEGVIALIWCAIALSFFGTLEGLAEAVKNGGPGNVVYSASFGLLGVFGGVIAFLGVVILPITSGDTAFRSSRLILAEYFNMEQKTLRNRLLMAVPLFVLGGILTQVDFGIIWRYFGFANQTTAVMMLWTASAYLLRHNKLHWITTVPAFFMTTVCVTFILNNSALGFGLPMQLSTIAGVIFAAAVTGYVIKTSKGKGETDLADEEKPQGVTETA, translated from the coding sequence ATGATGTGGTTTCTTACCTGTGTCGCAGCCCTGATTGGCGGATACTTCATCTACGGTGCTTTCGTTGAGAAAGTATTTGGTATCAATGAAAATCGCCGTACCCCTGCCCATACAAAAACCGACGGCGTTGACTATGTGCCAATGTCGACCCAAAAAGTCTACTTAGTGCAACTCCTTAACATTGCTGGCGTTGGCCCTATCTTTGGTCCAATCATGGGTGCCCTATACGGCCCTGCGGCGATGCTTTGGATTGTTGTCGGCTGTATCTTCGCTGGTGCAGTACACGATTACTTCTCTGGCATGCTTTCTGTGCGTAACGGTGGTGCTTCTGTACCGACCATCACAGGTCGCTACCTTGGCAATGGCGCGAAACACTTTATGAACATTTTTGCCATTGTCTTGCTGCTGCTTGTTGGTGTGGTATTCGTTTCCGCCCCGGCTGGCATGATCACCAATCTGATCAATGACCAAACCAGCTTCTCTGTGAGCATGACAACCATGGTGGTGGTGATTTTTGCTTACTACATCATCGCGACCATCGTACCGGTTGATAAAATCATCGGTCGCTTCTACCCACTGTTTGGTGCGTTACTGATTTTCATGTCTGTTGGTCTGATGACGGCGATTGCATTCTCTTCTGAGCACACGGTGATGGGTGATTTCCAAGTCAGCGACATGTTCACTAACTTGAACCCGAATGATATGCCTCTGTGGCCAGCTCTGTTCATCACTATTGCTTGTGGTGCGATCTCTGGCTTCCACGCAACGCAATCACCTTTGATGGCTCGTTGTATGGAAAATGAGAAAAACGGCCGCTTTGTCTTCTACGGCGCGATGATTGGTGAAGGTGTTATCGCACTGATCTGGTGTGCTATCGCACTCTCGTTCTTCGGCACACTTGAAGGACTAGCAGAAGCGGTGAAAAACGGTGGCCCTGGCAACGTGGTTTACAGCGCATCATTTGGTCTGCTTGGCGTATTTGGTGGCGTGATTGCCTTCCTAGGTGTGGTGATTCTGCCTATCACTTCGGGTGACACGGCGTTCCGCTCTAGCCGTTTGATTCTTGCTGAATACTTCAACATGGAACAGAAAACCCTACGTAACCGCCTGTTGATGGCCGTACCACTGTTCGTACTGGGTGGCATTCTGACTCAAGTCGATTTCGGCATCATCTGGCGCTACTTCGGTTTTGCCAACCAAACCACCGCAGTCATGATGTTGTGGACAGCATCAGCTTACCTACTGCGTCACAACAAGCTACATTGGATCACCACAGTGCCCGCTTTCTTCATGACAACGGTTTGTGTGACCTTTATCCTCAACAACAGCGCGCTGGGCTTTGGTTTGCCAATGCAACTCTCCACCATTGCTGGCGTAATCTTCGCGGCAGCGGTAACCGGTTACGTGATTAAAACATCAAAAGGCAAAGGCGAAACGGACCTTGCCGATGAGGAAAAACCTCAAGGCGTCACTGAAACCGCGTAA